One window of the Nicotiana tabacum cultivar K326 chromosome 4, ASM71507v2, whole genome shotgun sequence genome contains the following:
- the LOC107779601 gene encoding pathogenesis-related thaumatin-like protein 3.5 yields the protein MLTITSWKKLSVSLLFCAFFSHSFASTFTITNNCPYTIWPGTLSGSSSPKLSMTGFHLNAGQSVRIPSVPGWSGRIWARTGCTFDASGVGSCQTGDCGGKLECDGLGATPPASLFEITLGTGEAKDFYDVSIVDGYNLPMVAAPEGVHGGCNITGCVSNLNMGCPKELQVVGGDGEGNVVACKSACEAFGLDQYCCAGEFANPTTCRPSFYSSIFKRACPRAYSYAYDDGTSTFTCKADDYSIIFCPMNGIKRPNGGETTPPIEESKMEKLSGTVSSSILLPFPMLIVLLILSTYLQT from the exons ATGCTGACCATAACTTCCTGGAAAAAGCTTTCAGTTTCATTGCTTTTCTGCGCCTTCTTCTCTCATTCTTTTGCCAGCACTTTCACCATTACTAACAATTGTCCTTATACAATATGGCCTGGTACACTGTCTGGTTCTTCATCACCTAAACTTTCCATGACTGGCTTTCATTTGAATGCTGGCCAAAGCGTCAGAATTCCAAGTGTCCCGGGATGGTCAGGTCGAATTTGGGCAAGAACTGGCTGCACTTTTGATGCCTCTGGCGTTGGCTCTTGTCAAACAGGTGACTGTGGTGGAAAGCTCGAATGTGATGGCCTTGGTGCCACACCACCTGCCTCTCTCTTCGAGATAACTCTGGGTACAGGAGAGGCCAAAGATTTCTACGACGTTAGCATAGTTGATGGTTACAATCTGCCAATGGTTGCAGCCCCAGAGGGAGTCCATGGAGGATGCAATATCACTGGATGTGTATCCAATCTTAACATGG GTTGTCCAAAAGAACTTCAAGTGGTGGGTGGAGATGGAGAAGGAAATGTAGTAGCATGCAAGAGTGCATGTGAGGCCTTTGGTTTAGATCAGTATTGCTGTGCCGGTGAGTTTGCCAATCCAACAACTTGTCGTCCATCATTCTATTCTAGCATCTTCAAGAGAGCTTGTCCAAGGGCTTATAGCTATGCATATGATGATGGCACCAGCACTTTTACCTGCAAGGCTGACGACTACTCAATCATCTTCTGCCCCATGAACGG GATAAAGAGACCCAACGGTGGAGAAACAACTCCACCTATTGAAGAAAGCAAAATGGAAAAGTTATCAGGGACAGTTTCTTCAAGCATTCTCCTTCCATTCCCGATGCTGATTGTGCTGTTAATTCTCAGCACATATCTCCAGACATAA